The following proteins are encoded in a genomic region of Nocardioides renjunii:
- a CDS encoding acetyl-CoA C-acetyltransferase, translating into MPEAVIVSAARSPIGRANKGSLKDFRPDDLTALVVQAALDKIPDLDPTTIEDLLLGCGLPGGESGNNMARVVTTLLGLEVPGATVTRYCSSSVQTTRMALHAIKAGEGDIFVSAGVETVSRFAKGTSDHIPGTRNPRFDEASARTDEYAKGGQDWHDPREDGLLPDIYVAMGQTAENVARLRGLDRKEIDEFAVRSQNLAEKAIADGFWEREITPVTLPDGTVVTTDDGPRAGVTYDAIAGLDPVFRPDGVVTAGNCCPLNDGAAAVVVMSDTKAAELGLTPLARIVSTGVSGISPEIMGLGPVEATRNALKHAGMSIGDIDLVEINEAFAAQVVPSYQDLGIDLDRLNVNGGAIAVGHPFGMTGARLQNTMLNSLDWHDKSTGLITMCVGGGQGMAMILERVS; encoded by the coding sequence ATGCCCGAGGCAGTGATCGTTTCCGCAGCGCGCTCCCCCATCGGCCGGGCCAACAAGGGCTCGCTCAAGGACTTCCGTCCCGACGACCTGACCGCACTGGTCGTGCAGGCGGCGCTCGACAAGATCCCCGACCTCGACCCGACCACCATCGAGGACCTGCTGCTCGGCTGCGGCCTGCCCGGCGGCGAGTCGGGCAACAACATGGCACGCGTGGTGACGACCCTCCTCGGCCTCGAGGTGCCCGGCGCCACCGTGACGCGCTACTGCTCGTCGTCCGTGCAGACCACCCGGATGGCCTTGCACGCGATCAAGGCCGGCGAGGGCGACATCTTCGTCTCCGCCGGCGTCGAGACCGTCTCGCGCTTCGCCAAGGGAACGTCCGACCACATCCCCGGCACCCGCAACCCGCGCTTCGACGAGGCCTCGGCCCGCACCGACGAGTACGCCAAGGGCGGCCAGGACTGGCACGACCCGCGCGAGGACGGCCTGCTGCCCGACATCTACGTCGCGATGGGGCAGACCGCCGAGAACGTCGCCCGCCTGCGCGGCCTGGACCGCAAGGAGATCGACGAGTTCGCCGTCCGCTCGCAGAACCTGGCCGAGAAGGCGATCGCCGACGGCTTCTGGGAGCGCGAGATCACCCCGGTGACGCTGCCCGACGGCACCGTCGTCACCACGGACGACGGCCCCCGCGCCGGGGTGACGTACGACGCCATCGCCGGTCTCGACCCCGTCTTCCGCCCCGACGGCGTGGTCACCGCCGGCAACTGCTGCCCGCTCAACGACGGCGCCGCCGCCGTGGTGGTCATGTCGGACACCAAGGCCGCCGAGCTCGGTCTCACCCCGCTCGCCCGCATCGTGTCGACCGGCGTCTCCGGCATCTCCCCCGAGATCATGGGCCTTGGCCCCGTCGAGGCCACCCGGAACGCGCTCAAGCACGCCGGGATGAGCATCGGCGACATCGACCTCGTCGAGATCAACGAGGCGTTCGCCGCCCAGGTCGTGCCGTCCTACCAGGACCTCGGCATCGACCTCGACCGGCTCAACGTCAACGGCGGCGCCATCGCGGTGGGCCACCCGTTCGGCATGACGGGCGCCCGCCTGCAGAACACGATGCTCAACAGCCTCGACTGGCACGACAAGAGCACCGGCCTGATCACCATGTGCGTCGGCGGCGGTCAGGGCATGGCGATGATCCTCGAGCGCGTCTCCTGA
- a CDS encoding MarR family winged helix-turn-helix transcriptional regulator → MTSTSEPRWLDDDQQHSWRALMMGITLLEERLDDDLRREFGMSLTEYEVLVRLSERPGRAMRMAQLADAMAHSRSRVTHTIARMENAGYVTRGTTPEDGRGVVATMTETGYDLLVRAAPCHVESVRRNLVDLVPEGDFAAVGRVFDRVADHLVNRHPESELR, encoded by the coding sequence ATGACCTCGACGAGCGAACCGCGCTGGCTCGACGACGACCAGCAGCACTCCTGGCGCGCGCTCATGATGGGCATCACCCTGCTCGAGGAGCGTCTCGACGACGACCTCCGCCGGGAGTTCGGTATGTCGCTCACGGAGTACGAGGTGCTCGTGCGGCTCTCCGAGCGGCCCGGGCGGGCGATGCGGATGGCGCAGCTGGCCGACGCCATGGCCCACTCGCGCAGCCGGGTGACCCACACGATCGCCCGCATGGAGAACGCCGGCTACGTCACGCGGGGCACCACCCCCGAGGACGGCCGCGGCGTCGTCGCGACGATGACGGAGACAGGATACGACCTCCTCGTGCGGGCCGCGCCGTGCCACGTCGAGAGCGTCCGGCGCAACCTCGTCGACCTGGTTCCCGAGGGCGACTTCGCCGCCGTGGGCCGGGTCTTCGACCGGGTCGCCGACCACCTCGTGAACCGGCACCCGGAGAGCGAGCTCCGCTAG